One Pogoniulus pusillus isolate bPogPus1 chromosome 32, bPogPus1.pri, whole genome shotgun sequence genomic window carries:
- the CX3CR1 gene encoding CX3C chemokine receptor 1, which yields MTDTLAATTAEYTYDEQALSCNKTDIQDFGKLFLPIFYIAVFALGLAGNLLVVLAIVKEGSKRSITDIYLLNLAISDLLFVISLPFWASNTVRGWTLGTAACTAVSSLYYIGFFGGMFFITAISVDRYLAIVRATYSLKSRTVRHGSLVTCGVWAAAVLLSVPHFVFSQLVDNDCVAVLPPQLENIWLVLCNVELNTVGFFIPVCIISYCYCGIIRTLLCCKNQKKARAIRLVLVVVIVFFLFWSPYNVLIFLETLNHYEVFTSCSQIRALAYAMHLTETIAFSHCCLNPLIYAFAGEKFRKYLHAICLKYCPCLCFCGPCSRYQVTSLSSYTDSVVHSNVTLNTSDQDGSVFL from the coding sequence ATGACGGACACCCTGGCAGCAACGACAGCAGAGTACACCTACGACGAGCAGGCTCTGTCCTGCAACAAGACTGACATCCAAGACTTTGGCAAGCTCTTCCTGCCCATCTTCTACATTGCAGTCTTTGCTCTGGGCCTCGCAGGCAACCTCCTGGTCGTTCTGGCCATCGTGAAGGAAGGCAGCAAAAGAAGCATCACCGACATCTATCTCCTGAACTTAGCCATCTCAGACCTCCTCTTTGTCATCTCCCTGCCCTTCTGGGCTTCCAACACGGTGCGTGGGTGGACCCTTGggactgctgcctgcacagctgtTTCCTCTCTGTACTACATTGGCTTCTTCGGGGGGATGTTCTTTATCACTGCTATCAGCGTTGACAGGTACTTGGCCATTGTCCGGGCCACCTATTCCCTCAAGTCCAGAACAGTGAGACATGGCTCCCTCGTAACCTGTGGAGTATGGGCAGCAGCAGTTTTACTTTCTGTGCCACATTTTGTGTTCTCCCAGCTGGTAGACAATGACTGCGTTGCTGTCCTGCCCCCGCAGCTGGAGAACATCTGGCTGGTGCTGTGCAACGTGGAGCTGAACACCGTCGGCTTTTTCATCCCGGTCTGCATCATAAGCTACTGCTACTGTGGGATCATCAggaccctgctgtgctgcaagaaCCAGAAAAAGGCACGAGCCATAAGGCTGGTCCTGGTGGTGGTCATCGTGTTCTTCCTCTTCTGGTCCCCTTACAATGTCCTGATCTTTCTAGAGACCTTAAACCACTACGAGGTGTTCACAAGCTGCAGCCAAATCCGCGCGCTGGCCTACGCCATGCACCTGACCGAGACCATCGCGttcagccactgctgcctcaaCCCTCTGATCTATGCCTTTGCTGGGGAAAAATTCAGGAAGTACCTTCATGCTATCTGCCTGAAGTACTGCCCCTGCCTGTGCTTCTGCGGGCCCTGCAGCCGCTACCAGGTCACCTCTCTGTCCAGCTACACAGACAGCGTCGTGCACAGCAACGTCACCCTCAACACCAGCGACCAGGACGGCTCTGTCTTCCTCTGA